From a region of the Oryzias melastigma strain HK-1 linkage group LG4, ASM292280v2, whole genome shotgun sequence genome:
- the fam43a gene encoding protein FAM43A: MLPLSANTSKMLPWKKNKFDLIEEDKQTKQKGYAVSLNYSALTSFAKSCPESALSRVGSMFKSKRKKVKITSEDPTYTVLYLGNATTIQSKGEGCTDVAVSKIWGKSEMGKNGTKMKLTISSQGIRMVHVDDKAKRPGHLYLLHRVTYCVADPRLPKVFAWIYRHEMKHKAVMLRCHAVLVSKPEKAKAMALLLYQTSATALAEFKRLKRRDDARHQQQQLIGEQTIPLVPLRKLLNGQCYYKPPVERSRSAPKLGSITEDSVGEEEEEKAMHFECEDILDTDRDVVSNGKHELTQIINDLGEMSIGNDVQTLKADLRVTRLLSGESTGSDSSIESNQEPPPLNNNGFEEVKVVEIV; encoded by the exons A TGCTGCCGTTGAGCGCAAACACCAGTAAAATGCTGCCTTGGAAGAAGAATAAGTTCGACTTGATTGAGGAAGACAAGCAGACCAAGCAGAAGGGCTATGCGGTGAGTCTCAACTACTCCGCGCTCACCTCCTTCGCCAAGTCCTGCCCCGAGAGCGCGCTCAGCCGCGTGGGCAGCATGTTCAAGTCCAAGCGGAAAAAGGTCAAGATCACCAGCGAGGACCCCACTTACACGGTGCTCTACCTGGGGAACGCCACCACCATCCAGTCCAAAGGGGAGGGCTGCACGGACGTGGCAGTGAGCAAGATCTGGGGCAAGAGCGAGATGGGCAAGAACGGCACCAAGATGAAGCTGACCATCAGCTCGCAGGGCATCCGGATGGTGCACGTGGACGACAAGGCGAAGCGGCCGGGCCACCTGTACCTGCTGCACCGGGTGACGTACTGCGTGGCGGACCCGCGGCTCCCCAAGGTTTTCGCGTGGATTTACAGGCACGAGATGAAGCACAAAGCCGTGATGCTGCGCTGCCACGCGGTGCTGGTGTCCAAGCCGGAGAAAGCCAAGGCGATGGCGCTGCTGCTGTACCAGACCTCCGCCACCGCGCTGGCCGAGTTCAAGCGCCTGAAGCGCAGGGACGACGCCCggcaccagcagcagcagctgatcgGCGAGCAGACCATCCCGCTGGTGCCGCTCCGGAAGCTGCTGAACGGACAGTGCTACTACAAACCCCCCGTGGAGCGCAGCCGGAGCGCGCCCAAGCTGGGCTCCATCACGGAGGACTCGgtaggggaggaggaggaggagaaggcgATGCACTTCGAGTGCGAGGACATTCTGGACACGGACCGGGACGTCGTGAGCAACGGTAAACACGAGCTCACGCAGATCATCAATGACTTGGGAGAGATGAGCATAGGAAACGACGTGCAGACTCTGAAAGCTGACCTCAGGGTGACCAGACTCCTGTCTGGGGAGAGCACGGGGAGCGACTCCTCCATAGAGAGCAACCAGGAGCCCCCACCGCTGAATAATAACGGCTTTGAGGAGGTGAAGGTGGTGGAAATAGTCTga